A window of the Pyrodictium abyssi genome harbors these coding sequences:
- a CDS encoding signal recognition particle protein Srp54, with amino-acid sequence MPGLDDLRKAVGKLLKRSGPYEAIVKEYIRDIQRALISADVNVRLVFELTKRIRERALKEQPPPGVSRREWLVKVTYEELVKLFGGDTEPEVKPPYTPYVIMMVGVQGSGKTTTVGKLAKFYRSMGYRVGVVAADTYRPGAYEQLQQLANRVGAMFYGEPGSKDAVAIARKGVEELKKRGADIIIVDTAGRHGYGEEEALLEEMRRIAEAISPDEVMLVIDAAMGQKSYDLAKRFHEATPIGSIVVTKMDGTAKGGGALSAVAATGARIKFIGTGEDVDELEVFRPRRFVARLLGMGDLESLLERIERLQSVEEFEKTVAEMVAGKITFRVLYKQLEQMRKLGPFRKVLQMIPGFSTMLDSFDEAAKVSEEKMKKWISIMNSMTYEELDDPELLEQRSRVKRIAIGAGVEMSEVRELYNYYKTVKRMMRQLRKRKDILEKFAKMGRLPG; translated from the coding sequence ATGCCGGGTCTAGACGACCTACGGAAGGCTGTAGGAAAGCTGCTAAAGCGTAGCGGCCCGTATGAGGCGATAGTAAAGGAGTACATTAGGGATATCCAGCGCGCGCTAATATCCGCTGACGTGAACGTCCGCCTTGTGTTCGAGCTGACAAAGAGGATACGCGAGAGAGCTCTCAAGGAGCAGCCTCCTCCAGGCGTTAGTAGGCGTGAATGGCTGGTCAAGGTAACCTACGAGGAGCTAGTGAAGCTGTTCGGCGGGGACACGGAGCCGGAGGTGAAGCCGCCGTACACGCCCTACGTGATAATGATGGTTGGTGTACAAGGGAGCGGTAAGACCACCACGGTGGGTAAGCTGGCTAAGTTCTACAGATCCATGGGCTACCGTGTAGGTGTAGTCGCCGCCGACACCTATAGGCCGGGTGCCTACGAGCAGCTCCAGCAGCTAGCCAACCGCGTAGGTGCAATGTTCTACGGGGAGCCGGGCTCCAAGGACGCTGTAGCCATAGCCCGGAAGGGTGTAGAGGAGCTGAAGAAGAGAGGAGCAGACATAATCATAGTAGACACTGCTGGCCGTCACGGCTACGGCGAGGAGGAGGCACTTCTCGAGGAGATGCGTCGGATAGCAGAGGCCATAAGCCCCGACGAGGTCATGTTGGTGATAGACGCTGCTATGGGCCAGAAGAGCTACGACCTGGCTAAGCGGTTCCACGAGGCTACGCCGATAGGAAGCATAGTGGTTACGAAGATGGATGGAACAGCCAAGGGTGGTGGCGCGCTATCAGCGGTAGCAGCGACCGGGGCTAGGATAAAATTCATCGGAACCGGCGAGGATGTCGACGAGCTAGAAGTGTTTAGGCCACGCCGCTTCGTGGCGAGACTACTCGGCATGGGAGACCTAGAGTCACTCCTAGAGCGCATAGAGAGGCTACAGAGCGTCGAGGAGTTCGAGAAGACTGTTGCAGAGATGGTCGCGGGGAAGATAACCTTCCGCGTGCTATACAAGCAGCTCGAGCAGATGAGAAAGCTCGGCCCCTTCCGCAAGGTGCTCCAGATGATACCAGGGTTCTCCACGATGCTTGACTCCTTCGACGAGGCTGCCAAGGTCAGCGAGGAGAAGATGAAGAAGTGGATAAGCATAATGAACTCGATGACCTACGAGGAGCTGGATGACCCGGAGCTCCTGGAACAGCGTAGCCGTGTTAAACGGATAGCCATAGGCGCGGGTGTGGAGATGAGTGAGGTACGGGAGCTATACAACTACTACAAGACCGTGAAAAGGATGATGAGGCAGCTCCGGAAGAGGAAGGATATACTTGAGAAGTTCGCGAAGATGGGGCGGCTGCCGGGCTAG
- a CDS encoding translation initiation factor IF-5A, with product MSITYATLGELRVGSYIVIDGEPCKIVEMSRAKTGKHGSAKAHVVAVCLFSGNKKTLTAPVDARVEVPIIDKRVGQVIADMGDMVQIMDMETFETFEVEKPSDEDLRSKLQPGVEVEYWVVMGKYMITRVRGGQR from the coding sequence ATGAGCATCACCTACGCGACTCTGGGTGAGCTACGCGTCGGCAGCTACATAGTGATAGACGGTGAGCCCTGCAAGATCGTGGAGATGAGCCGCGCCAAGACGGGTAAGCACGGTAGTGCTAAGGCTCACGTGGTGGCGGTTTGCCTCTTCTCGGGCAACAAGAAGACCCTCACGGCCCCTGTTGATGCGCGTGTAGAGGTGCCGATAATAGACAAGCGTGTGGGCCAGGTAATAGCCGACATGGGCGACATGGTCCAGATAATGGACATGGAGACCTTCGAGACGTTCGAGGTGGAGAAGCCCAGCGATGAGGACCTGCGCTCCAAGCTCCAGCCTGGCGTCGAGGTAGAGTACTGGGTTGTCATGGGCAAGTACATGATAACGCGTGTACGCGGCGGTCAGAGGTAA
- a CDS encoding hemerythrin domain-containing protein, with product MDFLSKFADQCHHGKEELVLFPVLEKHGIPLHGGPIGVMVCEHGVGRYMLRNARSALERLRGGEYSAIEGLRRYAESYRELLVQHIDKENNVLFPMAKQVVAEGELVEEAERVEREHNHEEMLRKLEELQRAIEAASSSG from the coding sequence ATAGACTTCCTCTCGAAGTTCGCTGACCAGTGCCACCACGGTAAGGAAGAGCTAGTCCTTTTCCCTGTCCTCGAGAAGCACGGTATACCACTCCACGGTGGACCAATAGGCGTCATGGTGTGCGAGCACGGCGTGGGGAGGTACATGCTGCGCAACGCGAGGAGTGCCCTTGAACGCCTACGGGGAGGCGAGTATAGTGCTATAGAGGGTCTGAGGAGGTATGCTGAGTCGTATAGGGAGCTGCTAGTCCAGCACATAGACAAGGAAAACAACGTACTATTCCCCATGGCTAAGCAGGTTGTCGCCGAAGGAGAGCTAGTAGAAGAAGCCGAAAGGGTTGAGAGGGAGCATAACCACGAGGAGATGCTCAGGAAGCTAGAGGAACTACAGAGGGCCATCGAGGCAGCTAGTTCTAGCGGCTAA
- a CDS encoding sulfite exporter TauE/SafE family protein, which produces MNLLEPLAIGLVAGFLGTLLGIGGGSVMVPLLVLAGVDIKRAVPASLVAILGTSLGGLRRLYRRGLVDPRMAVFLETASILGAVVGVEVLGRLESRVLTLLLGLVLVASAASFTALERIRPEGGWRGLAEIPAWRLGLGWLVSLAAGLVSAVFGIGGGVLKVPLLVLVLGFDVHAAVATSKLMVGVTALTGVVGHALAGRVDPALSLLLLAGTYTGATVSARVLLRLEARTLRLIAALYYLLTGLYMVARSLDTG; this is translated from the coding sequence TTGAACCTGCTAGAGCCGCTAGCGATAGGCCTTGTGGCCGGATTCCTGGGGACCCTGCTGGGGATCGGCGGCGGCAGCGTCATGGTGCCGCTGCTGGTCCTCGCAGGGGTAGACATCAAGAGGGCTGTGCCGGCCAGCCTGGTGGCGATACTGGGTACGAGCCTGGGCGGGCTCCGCCGGCTGTACCGGCGCGGCCTAGTGGATCCACGAATGGCTGTGTTCCTCGAGACGGCTTCGATACTAGGCGCGGTTGTCGGTGTGGAGGTCCTGGGTAGGCTCGAGAGCCGGGTACTCACCCTCCTCCTCGGCCTCGTGCTGGTAGCGTCCGCGGCTAGCTTCACCGCCCTGGAGAGGATCAGGCCCGAGGGCGGCTGGAGAGGCCTAGCGGAGATACCGGCCTGGAGGCTTGGCCTGGGCTGGCTCGTATCGCTGGCAGCCGGCCTCGTGTCCGCCGTGTTCGGGATCGGTGGCGGCGTGCTGAAGGTGCCGCTACTGGTCCTAGTCCTGGGGTTCGATGTACACGCAGCAGTGGCCACGAGCAAGCTAATGGTGGGCGTAACAGCGCTCACCGGTGTCGTGGGCCACGCGCTGGCGGGCCGCGTAGACCCCGCGCTGTCGCTGCTCCTGCTCGCCGGCACGTACACCGGCGCCACGGTGTCGGCGAGGGTGCTGCTCCGGCTAGAGGCGAGGACGCTACGGCTTATAGCGGCCCTCTACTACCTGCTGACGGGCTTATACATGGTGGCTAGAAGCCTGGATACCGGGTAG
- a CDS encoding aldehyde ferredoxin oxidoreductase N-terminal domain-containing protein translates to MLRFLHVNVASGEARVVEAGMPGVLGPVDYGVKVHLDAGSHGSPVFSARNVVVAGCGPFAGGRVFGAHRMALVFRSPVTRGLHVSTVGGVCYRFVSAGVHGVVVEGWREEPVALVLRGSVDGSVEARVEEIGWDQLWEVWRGYQGLRGTRALAAYVLERYGQGLSRAGALVVGPAAARTIMAGVFSFNVERGRPGGVVDSASRGGAGSVLLQGHGVAAIVYGGEYDPSRDNPRLRDARLLDEVSRRVLGKSYAEAVERATAKYRYDPRLGSGGTFGVNYLHYRDLLPFFGFNTVYLSKAARSSLVDRVLEELWKPVQREVFEKPGPRPWRTCGEPCPAVCKKLWRGVKIDYEPSNALGPFSGVLRAEDMAGLVELADELGIDAIEAGHIVAWLFDLLQRGMLSPGELGLSERPVFDPTVYRAERDSRANAEAARAILEGLVEHRGWLLTLVARRGLRAAAHALNLRYSGRVYMYRTGYQDVAVYSAYGERGYMTPNLYWSPGLVAPVPVPGRYWTVYSPSFASPEELAEAVLDRMIAEYLVDNAGLCRFHRRWAEQLLQHLYHELLGLDVNLRSHALETLRAIARYQLQAGAEPRPWESRKTIDMVAGIAVELGDRDWGPRMASDPVAAREWWERFREKLWSLLGLGGDQQGGST, encoded by the coding sequence GTGCTCCGCTTCCTGCACGTCAACGTGGCTTCTGGCGAGGCTAGGGTCGTCGAGGCGGGTATGCCTGGTGTCCTCGGCCCCGTGGACTATGGTGTCAAGGTGCACCTGGACGCCGGGAGCCATGGCTCCCCCGTGTTCTCGGCCCGCAACGTGGTCGTGGCGGGCTGTGGCCCGTTCGCGGGTGGCCGGGTGTTCGGGGCCCACAGGATGGCGCTGGTGTTCCGTAGCCCGGTCACGCGGGGCCTGCACGTGAGCACGGTTGGCGGTGTGTGCTACCGCTTCGTGTCGGCCGGCGTCCACGGCGTAGTGGTTGAGGGGTGGCGCGAGGAGCCCGTAGCCCTAGTGCTCAGGGGCTCTGTGGACGGCTCTGTGGAGGCCAGGGTGGAGGAGATCGGGTGGGACCAGCTCTGGGAGGTGTGGAGGGGCTACCAGGGGCTCCGGGGGACCCGGGCGCTAGCAGCCTACGTCCTGGAGCGGTACGGCCAGGGGCTGTCCCGGGCTGGGGCCCTGGTGGTGGGGCCGGCGGCTGCCCGGACGATAATGGCTGGTGTGTTCAGCTTCAACGTGGAGCGGGGCCGGCCCGGGGGCGTCGTCGACTCTGCTAGCCGGGGCGGCGCGGGGAGCGTACTGCTCCAGGGCCACGGCGTAGCAGCGATAGTCTATGGCGGCGAGTACGACCCCTCGCGCGATAATCCGCGGCTGCGCGACGCCCGGCTCCTGGACGAGGTGAGTCGCCGTGTGCTCGGCAAGAGCTACGCCGAGGCGGTGGAGCGGGCCACGGCGAAGTACCGGTACGACCCCCGGCTCGGTAGCGGCGGGACCTTCGGCGTGAACTACCTGCACTACCGCGACCTGCTCCCCTTCTTCGGCTTCAACACCGTGTACCTCTCGAAGGCGGCGCGTAGCAGCCTGGTAGACAGGGTCCTCGAGGAGCTCTGGAAGCCGGTCCAGCGCGAGGTCTTCGAGAAGCCTGGGCCCCGGCCCTGGAGGACCTGTGGCGAGCCGTGCCCGGCTGTGTGCAAGAAGCTGTGGAGAGGGGTGAAGATAGACTATGAGCCCTCTAACGCTCTCGGCCCGTTCTCGGGCGTGCTCCGGGCCGAGGACATGGCGGGCCTAGTGGAGCTCGCGGACGAGCTGGGGATAGACGCTATCGAGGCCGGCCACATAGTGGCGTGGCTCTTCGACCTGCTCCAGCGGGGTATGCTGAGCCCCGGGGAGCTCGGGCTCAGCGAGCGCCCCGTATTCGACCCAACCGTCTACCGGGCCGAGCGCGACAGCAGGGCTAACGCCGAGGCGGCGCGCGCCATACTCGAGGGCCTAGTGGAGCACCGCGGGTGGCTACTCACCCTGGTCGCCAGGCGGGGGCTGAGGGCGGCTGCACACGCGCTGAACCTACGGTACAGCGGTAGGGTCTACATGTACCGGACCGGATATCAGGACGTGGCCGTCTACTCGGCCTACGGCGAGCGGGGCTACATGACGCCGAACCTCTACTGGAGCCCGGGCCTCGTGGCCCCAGTCCCCGTGCCGGGCAGGTACTGGACCGTGTACAGCCCGAGCTTCGCCTCGCCAGAGGAGCTAGCAGAGGCCGTCCTCGACAGGATGATAGCAGAGTATCTCGTCGACAACGCGGGCCTATGCCGGTTCCACAGACGCTGGGCCGAGCAGCTACTCCAGCACCTATACCACGAGCTACTAGGCCTCGACGTCAACCTCCGGAGCCACGCCCTCGAGACGCTCCGGGCTATAGCCCGGTACCAGCTCCAGGCAGGCGCGGAGCCCAGGCCCTGGGAGAGCAGGAAGACAATAGACATGGTCGCGGGCATAGCCGTGGAGCTCGGCGACCGCGACTGGGGCCCCAGGATGGCCAGCGACCCGGTAGCAGCCAGGGAGTGGTGGGAGCGCTTCCGTGAAAAACTCTGGAGCCTACTGGGCCTCGGCGGCGACCAGCAGGGAGGCAGCACGTAG
- a CDS encoding CBS domain-containing protein — protein MAPTRARDLIRDTRPVYTGPETSVKKAAELMAEHNIGSIPVVDASGRLVGIFTERDLTRLVARGEDLDRPLRDAMTPNPVTAHPDDPLPLLAYKMIEHNIRHIPVVDDNGRLLGVVSIRRVLRHLIAREEWP, from the coding sequence GTGGCCCCGACCCGTGCACGAGACCTCATACGCGATACGCGCCCGGTCTACACAGGCCCCGAGACGAGCGTGAAGAAGGCCGCGGAGCTCATGGCCGAGCACAACATCGGCAGCATACCAGTGGTGGACGCCAGCGGCCGGCTAGTAGGCATATTCACAGAGCGCGACCTCACACGCCTAGTAGCCAGAGGCGAAGACCTAGACAGGCCGCTAAGAGACGCGATGACCCCAAACCCCGTGACCGCGCACCCAGACGACCCCCTGCCACTCCTAGCCTACAAGATGATAGAACACAACATACGCCACATACCAGTCGTAGACGACAACGGCAGGCTACTAGGCGTAGTAAGCATACGCCGAGTACTACGCCACCTAATAGCCCGAGAAGAATGGCCCTAG